The window GGCCGCAGGCTCGAAGGTGCGCGCAAGATTCGCAAGCCGGAGGCGCGTGCCGCCGTTCTCGCCGAGATCGAGGGCGACGTCGGGAAGGCCGAGGAGCGCATGACCGCCCGGCGTTCCCGGGTGCCGGCGATCAGCTATCCCGAGCAGTTGCCGGTCAGCCAGAAGAAGGGCGCGATCGCCGACGCGATCCGTGCTCACCAGGTCGTCATCGTCGCCGGTGAGACGGGGTCCGGGAAGACCACGCAGATCCCGAAGATCTGCATGGAGCTCGGCCGGGGCGTACGCGGCATGATCGGGCACACCCAGCCCCGCCGGATCGCCGCCCGTACCGTCGCCGAGCGTGTGGCGGAGGAGCTGGACACCCCGCTCGGTGAGGCCGTCGGCTGGAAGGTGCGGTTCACCGACCAGGTGGATCCCGGTGCCACGTTCGTCAAGCTGATGACGGACGGCATCCTGCTCGCGGAGATCCAGACCGACCGCGAGCTGCGGGCCTACGACACGATCATCATCGACGAGGCCCACGAGCGGTCCCTCAACATCGACTTCCTGCTGGGCTATCTCGCGCAGCTGCTGCCGCGGCGGCCGGACCTCAAGGTCGTCATCACCTCGGCCACCATCGATCCCCAGCGCTTCTCACGGCACTTCGGGGACGCCCCGATCATCGAGGTCAGCGGGCGGACGTATCCGGTGGAGGTGCGCTACCGGCCACTGCTGGAGGACGACTCCGACGACGCCGACCGGGATCAGATCACAGCGATCACGGACGCGGTCGAGGAGCTGATGGCCGAGGGGCAGGGGGACGTCCTCGTCTTCCTCTCCGGGGAGCGCGAGATCCGCGACACGGCCGACGCGCTCAACAAGAGGAGCTACCGGTTCACGGAGGTGCTGCCGCTGTACGCGCGGCTGTCGCACGCCGAGCAGCACCGGGTCTTCCAGCCGCACTCCGGCCGCAGGATCGTCCTGGCGACCAACGTCGCCGAGACCTCGCTGACCGTTCCCGGCATCAAGTACGTGATCGACCCCGGCTTCGCCCGGATCTCCCGGTACAGCCACCGCACCAAGGTGCAGCGGCTGCCGATCGAGCCGGTCTCGCAGGCCAGCGCCAACCAGCGCAAGGGCCGCTGCGGGCGTACGTCCGACGGCATCTGCATCCGGCTCTACAGCGAGGACGACTTCCTCACCCGCCCGGAGTTCACGGACGCGGAGATCCTGCGGACCAACCTCGCCTCGGTCATCCTCCAGATGACCGCGGCCGGCCTCGGCGACATCGAGAAGTTCCCGTTCATCGACCCGCCGGACCACCGCAACATCCGTGACGGCGTGCAGCTGCTCCAGGAGCTGGGCGCGCTGGACCCGGCGCAGAAGGACCCCCGCAAGCGGCTCACGGAGACCGGCCGCAAGCTCGCCCAGCTGCCGGTCGACCCGCGCCTGGCCCGGATGGTGCTGGAGGCGGACCGCAACGGCTGTGTCCGCGAGGTCATGGTGATCGCGGCCGCGCTGTCCATCCAGGACCCGCGTGAGCGTCCCGCCGAGAAGCAGACCCAGGCCGATCAGCAGCACGCCCGCTTCCGGGACGAGACCAGCGACTTCGTCGCCTACCTCAACCTGTGGCGCTACCTCCGCGAGCAGCAGCGGGAGCGGGGCTCCTCGTCGTTCCGGCGCATGTGCAAGCAGGAGTTCCTGAACTTCCTGCGTATTCGCGAATGGCAGGACATCTACAGCCAGTTGCGCACGGTCGCCAAGCAGATGGGGATCGAGCTCAACGACCAGGACGCGCCCGCCGACCGGATCCACGTCTCGCTGCTGGCCGGTCTGCTGTCGCACATCGGCATGAAGGACGTGAAGGAGTCCAAGGACTCCGGGCCGGGCGCGCGCAAGGACGGCGGCCGGAACGAGTACCTGGGCGCCCGCAGCGCCAAGTTCGCGATCTTCCCGGGCTCGGCGCTGTTCAAGAAGCCGCCGCGCTTCGTGATGTCCGCCGAACTCGTGGAGACGTCCCGGCTGTGGGCCCGCGTCAACGCGAGGATCGAGCCGGAGTGGGTCGAGCCGCTCGCCGGGCATCTGCTGAAGCGGACGTACAGCGAACCGCACTGGGAGAAGGACCAGGCGGCGGTGGTGGCGTACGAGAAGGTGACGCTGTACGGCGTTCCGATCGTCGCCCAGCGGAAGGTGAACTACGGGCGGATCGACGCGGAGCTCAGCCGGGAGCTGTTCATCCGCAACGCGCTCGTCGAGGGCGACTGGCGTACGCACCACAAGTTCTTCGCCGACAACCGCAAGCTCCTCAGCGAGGTGGAGGAGCTGGAGCACCGGGCCCGGCGCCGGGACATCGTCGTGGACGACGAGACGCTGTTCGACTTCTACGACCAGC of the Streptomyces sp. NBC_01788 genome contains:
- the hrpA gene encoding ATP-dependent RNA helicase HrpA; protein product: MSTHPAPALGALASRLNELSLRDAHRLGRRLEGARKIRKPEARAAVLAEIEGDVGKAEERMTARRSRVPAISYPEQLPVSQKKGAIADAIRAHQVVIVAGETGSGKTTQIPKICMELGRGVRGMIGHTQPRRIAARTVAERVAEELDTPLGEAVGWKVRFTDQVDPGATFVKLMTDGILLAEIQTDRELRAYDTIIIDEAHERSLNIDFLLGYLAQLLPRRPDLKVVITSATIDPQRFSRHFGDAPIIEVSGRTYPVEVRYRPLLEDDSDDADRDQITAITDAVEELMAEGQGDVLVFLSGEREIRDTADALNKRSYRFTEVLPLYARLSHAEQHRVFQPHSGRRIVLATNVAETSLTVPGIKYVIDPGFARISRYSHRTKVQRLPIEPVSQASANQRKGRCGRTSDGICIRLYSEDDFLTRPEFTDAEILRTNLASVILQMTAAGLGDIEKFPFIDPPDHRNIRDGVQLLQELGALDPAQKDPRKRLTETGRKLAQLPVDPRLARMVLEADRNGCVREVMVIAAALSIQDPRERPAEKQTQADQQHARFRDETSDFVAYLNLWRYLREQQRERGSSSFRRMCKQEFLNFLRIREWQDIYSQLRTVAKQMGIELNDQDAPADRIHVSLLAGLLSHIGMKDVKESKDSGPGARKDGGRNEYLGARSAKFAIFPGSALFKKPPRFVMSAELVETSRLWARVNARIEPEWVEPLAGHLLKRTYSEPHWEKDQAAVVAYEKVTLYGVPIVAQRKVNYGRIDAELSRELFIRNALVEGDWRTHHKFFADNRKLLSEVEELEHRARRRDIVVDDETLFDFYDQRVPEHVVSGAHFDSWWKSKRHEQPDFLDFEREMLIRESAEAVTKADYPDSWRQGNLKFRVTYQFEPGADADGVTVHIPLQVLNQVTDEGFDWQIPGLREEVVTELIRSLPKPIRRNYVPAPNYAKAFLESAVPLQEPLTTTMARELKRMVGVPFEAEDFDWSRVPDHLKVTFRIVDERRRKLAEDKDLQALQLKLKPRAREALSQAAAATAERQGGESLEREGLTDWTIGTLAPVFETRRAGQPVKAYPALVDDGDTVSVRLFDTEAEQAEAMWRGTRRLILRNIPVNPAKFASEKLSNQQKLALSANPHGSIQALFDDCATAAADRLIADFDGPVWDEESYRKLYDKVRAEIVDTTVRTVGQVQQVLAAWQACERRLKAVRSPVLLPNLADLRAQLDGLVKPGFVTASGVRRLPDLMRYLVAADRRLQQMPTNVQRDTTRMEKVHEMRDEYAWLLEQMPQGRPVPSSVLDIRWMIEELRVSYFAHALGTAYPVSDKRIVKAIDAAAP